The following proteins are encoded in a genomic region of Lemur catta isolate mLemCat1 chromosome 10, mLemCat1.pri, whole genome shotgun sequence:
- the LOC123645752 gene encoding interferon alpha-5-like has translation MALPLSVLMALVGLSCMSICSLGCDLPQTHGLGNRRALRLLAQMRRISPLSCLEDRNDFRFPQEEFDGNQFQKAQAISVLHEMIQQIFNLFSTKDSSDAWDQTLLDKFCTGLYQQLDELEACLMQDVGVEETPVMNEDSILAVRKYFQRITVYLKEKRYSPCAWEVVRAEIMKSTSSSTTLQERLRREE, from the coding sequence ATGGCCTTGCCCTTGTCTGTACTGATGGCCCTGGTGGGGCTCAGCTGCATGTCCATCTGCTCTCTGGGCTGTGATCTGCCTCAGACCCATGGCCTGGGTAACAGGAGGGCCCTGAGACTCCTGGCACAAATGAGGAgaatctctcctctctcctgcctggaGGACAGAAATGACTTCAGATTCCCCCAGGAGGAGTTTGATGGCAACCAGTTCCAGAAGGCTCAAGCCATCTCTGTCCTCCATGAGATGATCCAGCAGATCTTCAACCTCTTCAGCACAAAGGACTCATCTGATGCCTGGGATCAGACCCTCCTAGACAAATTCTGCACTGGACTCTATCAGCAGCTGGATGAGCTGGAGGCCTGTCTGATGCAGGACGTGGGAGTGGAAGAGACTCCCGTGATGAATGAGGACTCCATCCTGGCTGTGAGGAAATACTTCCAAAGAATCACTGTCTACCTGAAAGAGAAGAGATACAGCCCTTGTGCCTGGGAGGTTGTCAGAGCAGAAATCATGAAATCCACCTCTTCATCAACAACCTTGCAAGAAAGATTAAGGAGAGAGGAATGA